A DNA window from Aminipila luticellarii contains the following coding sequences:
- the rsmA gene encoding 16S rRNA (adenine(1518)-N(6)/adenine(1519)-N(6))-dimethyltransferase RsmA gives MKLYAPSTIRQIKDKYGFRLSKSLGQNFLTDKNIIDKIIEESFIGEHDLVIEIGPGIGVLTSEAAEQGGKIIAVEIDKNLIPILQETLEGYDNVEILNRDILKTDLNEIIEQNPIINGGPVNSVRIIGNLPYYITTPIIMKILEDGTKADSITIMMQKEVADRIKAQAGKKAYGALSVAVQYYCTVNHVANVPKEVFVPQPKVDSTVIRLDIRTEKPVALKDEKIFFQCVKAGFGQRRKTMSNSLTGVCGLSKEQVGQVLESIGVDSQRRAETMNIEEFAMLANAVYDMVRLQL, from the coding sequence ATGAAATTATACGCACCATCCACCATTAGGCAGATAAAGGACAAGTACGGCTTTAGGCTTTCAAAGAGCCTCGGTCAAAATTTTCTTACCGACAAAAATATTATTGATAAGATTATAGAGGAATCCTTTATTGGTGAGCATGATCTGGTTATTGAAATTGGACCGGGAATCGGTGTCCTTACCTCAGAAGCAGCGGAGCAGGGAGGAAAAATCATCGCCGTGGAGATCGATAAGAATTTGATTCCGATCTTACAAGAAACTCTGGAAGGATATGACAACGTTGAAATTTTAAACAGAGATATTTTGAAGACAGATCTAAACGAAATTATCGAGCAAAATCCCATTATAAACGGCGGCCCGGTAAATTCGGTGCGGATCATTGGAAATCTGCCTTATTACATTACAACCCCTATTATTATGAAAATTTTAGAAGACGGGACGAAGGCCGACAGCATTACGATCATGATGCAAAAAGAGGTGGCGGACCGGATTAAGGCTCAAGCAGGGAAAAAAGCATATGGAGCTTTGTCTGTTGCCGTTCAATATTATTGCACGGTAAATCACGTGGCAAATGTTCCGAAAGAAGTGTTCGTACCACAGCCGAAGGTGGATTCTACAGTTATCAGGCTGGACATACGAACCGAGAAACCGGTAGCGCTGAAGGATGAAAAGATTTTCTTCCAATGCGTAAAAGCCGGATTTGGACAGAGAAGAAAGACCATGTCGAATTCTCTTACAGGAGTGTGTGGACTATCTAAAGAACAAGTGGGACAAGTGTTGGAATCCATTGGTGTGGATTCCCAAAGACGAGCAGAAACCATGAATATAGAAGAATTTGCTATGTTGGCAAATGCGGTTTATGACATGGTCAGGCTGCAGCTGTAA
- a CDS encoding RidA family protein, with product MRKVVATSAAPAAIGPYSQGNIFGNLVFTSGQVPLNPETGEIIGTTIEEQTEQVFKNIKAILEEAGSSLDKVLKTTVFIKDMNDFGKINEVYATFFTEGSYPSRSAVEVARLPKDVLVEIETIAYL from the coding sequence ATGCGTAAAGTAGTGGCAACATCAGCAGCTCCCGCTGCTATCGGACCCTATTCACAGGGTAACATTTTCGGTAATCTGGTATTCACTTCCGGACAGGTTCCTTTAAATCCGGAGACTGGTGAAATCATCGGAACTACCATTGAGGAGCAGACGGAGCAGGTATTTAAAAATATCAAAGCCATTTTAGAAGAGGCCGGAAGCTCTTTAGATAAGGTTTTAAAGACCACTGTGTTCATCAAAGATATGAACGATTTTGGCAAAATCAATGAGGTCTATGCAACATTTTTCACGGAGGGTTCCTATCCGTCCCGATCCGCAGTGGAAGTTGCACGCCTTCCGAAGGATGTTCTCGTTGAAATAGAGACCATTGCATATTTATAA
- a CDS encoding response regulator → MDSKKVLIIEDEKAISDIIKFNLKKEGFEVDFAYDGQEGLGKALNTQPDLILLDVMLPSMDGFQVCKRVREGSTVPIIMLTAKEEEVDKVLGLELGADDYITKPFGMRELIARIKANLRRIELVSGAANDPSNILNFGNLEIDMNRYEVRKSDQVLELTLREFELLKYLAERENKVFSREQLLEEVWGYEYYGDIRTVDVTVRRLREKLEDDSSTPKYIMTKRGIGYYFRRP, encoded by the coding sequence ATGGACTCAAAAAAAGTACTAATAATCGAGGATGAGAAAGCAATCTCAGACATTATAAAATTTAACTTAAAAAAAGAAGGATTTGAAGTAGATTTCGCCTATGACGGGCAGGAGGGTCTTGGAAAGGCATTGAACACCCAGCCGGATTTAATTTTGCTGGATGTGATGCTGCCGTCAATGGATGGTTTTCAGGTATGCAAGCGCGTACGGGAGGGGAGCACTGTTCCGATTATCATGCTTACGGCTAAGGAAGAAGAGGTAGATAAGGTCCTTGGGCTTGAGCTGGGGGCGGATGACTACATAACGAAGCCTTTTGGAATGAGAGAGCTAATCGCCAGGATAAAGGCAAACCTGAGAAGAATAGAATTGGTTTCAGGAGCGGCAAACGATCCATCAAATATTTTGAATTTTGGAAACCTTGAAATCGATATGAACAGATATGAGGTCAGAAAAAGCGATCAGGTATTGGAATTAACGCTAAGAGAATTTGAATTATTAAAATATTTGGCAGAGCGGGAAAATAAGGTTTTTTCAAGAGAGCAGCTCTTGGAAGAGGTCTGGGGATATGAATATTATGGTGATATCAGGACGGTTGACGTTACGGTCAGAAGGCTGAGAGAAAAGCTGGAGGACGATTCCAGTACGCCTAAATACATTATGACCAAGAGAGGTATAGGGTATTACTTTAGGAGACCATAA
- a CDS encoding HAMP domain-containing sensor histidine kinase gives MNIKKFSHSMRWKLVLIYCLLVFIATTIIGVLIMSRLEAYYIDSTKKNLTDTLQGGTLISSLKTYDKLSDHQEEIQSNIEAWSKTIQEEIFVIDDNFMIIASNNANQGKSAVGMLDTPLIMTTLAKGEASQSYGSIISKNTTIPVMNMAFPIGEGKNNSGVIYLRVDMTSIYNTINQSKQIFIQAMIVGLVITVILGTLIARSITTPINDVTEKAEKMAQGDFSQEVSVKSKDEIGRLADMFNLLRTQLDATLFEMSSEKNKMETILKHMADGLIAVNLDGQIIHANPAAAQILKVTPEDIQNESYNTLIKPLNEELGLEQLMAKCKSGELSDVFEKSGSTYSTRYDWFKDEDGNDVGIIILIEDITQRQKLENMQMDFVANVSHELKTPLTTIKSYTETLLDGGVDDPEIRSEFLEIIDNEADRMNRLVKDLLQLSRLDNNQEILNRKEGNLISLLKAAVKKIELTAKNKDQHLNCLFNPEERIPVDMDKDRIEQVILNVISNAIKYTPEGGRIDIDALKRDKTAVITVTDNGIGIPESEKSRIFERFFRVDKARSRAMGGTGLGLAISKQIVEGHQGTIQLESREGRGTKVMITLPLSLKKGIRNIE, from the coding sequence ATGAATATAAAAAAATTTAGTCACAGCATGAGATGGAAGCTTGTGTTGATTTACTGCTTATTAGTATTCATAGCGACGACCATTATCGGGGTGCTCATCATGAGCAGGCTTGAAGCCTATTACATTGATTCAACAAAAAAGAATTTGACAGATACGCTGCAGGGAGGGACGCTCATCTCTTCACTTAAAACGTATGACAAGCTGAGCGACCATCAGGAAGAAATACAATCGAATATAGAGGCGTGGAGCAAGACCATTCAGGAAGAGATTTTTGTTATTGATGATAATTTTATGATTATTGCTTCAAATAATGCAAATCAGGGGAAAAGTGCGGTTGGTATGCTGGATACTCCTCTCATTATGACTACCTTGGCAAAAGGAGAAGCCTCCCAGTCCTATGGCAGCATTATTAGCAAGAATACGACCATACCGGTGATGAATATGGCTTTTCCCATAGGGGAAGGTAAGAACAATTCCGGTGTTATATATCTTCGAGTGGATATGACCAGTATTTATAATACCATAAACCAATCGAAGCAGATATTTATACAGGCGATGATCGTGGGACTGGTCATTACGGTTATTTTAGGAACGCTTATTGCAAGAAGTATTACAACGCCTATTAACGATGTGACAGAAAAAGCAGAGAAAATGGCTCAAGGTGACTTTTCACAGGAAGTAAGTGTAAAGTCGAAGGATGAAATCGGACGGCTGGCGGACATGTTCAATCTGCTGAGAACGCAGTTGGATGCCACATTATTTGAGATGTCCAGCGAAAAAAATAAAATGGAGACTATCCTGAAACATATGGCGGATGGCCTGATTGCTGTTAATCTGGACGGTCAGATCATACATGCCAATCCTGCGGCTGCTCAAATATTGAAGGTAACTCCGGAGGACATACAAAATGAAAGCTACAATACACTTATAAAGCCGCTCAATGAGGAACTGGGCTTGGAACAGCTCATGGCGAAGTGTAAGTCGGGAGAACTTTCGGATGTATTTGAAAAATCCGGAAGTACGTATTCTACCAGATACGATTGGTTTAAAGACGAAGACGGCAATGATGTAGGAATTATTATTCTTATTGAGGATATTACACAAAGACAGAAGCTTGAAAATATGCAAATGGATTTTGTAGCCAATGTGTCTCATGAACTAAAGACACCACTGACTACGATTAAAAGCTACACGGAAACACTTTTGGACGGCGGTGTGGACGATCCGGAGATAAGGAGTGAGTTTCTTGAAATCATAGACAACGAGGCAGACCGCATGAACCGGCTGGTCAAGGATCTGTTGCAGCTTTCCAGGCTGGACAACAATCAGGAGATTTTGAACCGAAAGGAAGGAAATCTGATCAGTCTTTTGAAGGCGGCAGTTAAAAAAATAGAGTTGACTGCGAAGAATAAGGATCAGCATTTGAACTGCTTATTTAATCCGGAAGAGCGTATTCCTGTGGATATGGATAAAGATCGGATTGAGCAGGTCATATTAAACGTTATAAGTAATGCTATAAAATATACCCCGGAGGGCGGGCGAATTGATATTGACGCATTGAAGAGGGATAAGACTGCTGTGATAACGGTAACGGATAACGGAATAGGAATTCCGGAATCTGAAAAAAGCAGAATCTTTGAACGATTCTTCCGTGTGGACAAGGCTCGCTCCAGAGCCATGGGCGGAACCGGACTGGGGCTCGCCATCTCAAAACAGATCGTGGAAGGCCATCAGGGGACGATTCAGCTGGAAAGCCGAGAAGGAAGGGGAACAAAGGTTATGATCACTCTTCCGCTTTCGCTTAAAAAGGGAATAAGGAATATAGAATAA
- the yabQ gene encoding spore cortex biosynthesis protein YabQ encodes MVVSSGAAILHSFKINLILTDLIKTQIFESLVMLGCGMVVALLYGLFTRHIKVFIKKGFLAAVYEVLFWVFAGIVTCQFLYYCSYGAISIHVICAFVCGVFLWNLLFYATISVGDGKCSNKRKKEAESLRTPIK; translated from the coding sequence ATGGTTGTGTCTTCAGGCGCGGCCATTTTACATAGCTTTAAAATAAATCTAATTCTTACCGATCTAATAAAAACACAAATTTTCGAGAGTTTAGTCATGCTTGGCTGCGGTATGGTGGTCGCTCTTTTATATGGGCTCTTTACCAGACATATTAAAGTATTTATAAAAAAGGGGTTCCTTGCAGCGGTTTATGAGGTTTTGTTTTGGGTCTTTGCCGGGATAGTTACGTGCCAATTTTTGTATTACTGTTCCTATGGTGCAATCAGTATTCATGTAATATGTGCATTTGTATGCGGAGTTTTCTTGTGGAATTTATTGTTTTATGCTACAATATCAGTGGGTGACGGCAAATGTTCAAACAAAAGAAAAAAAGAAGCAGAGAGTTTAAGAACTCCGATAAAATAA
- a CDS encoding FtsB family cell division protein, whose product MFKQKKKRSREFKNSDKIIDLEQARTERRARRKQAANKRQNKGRKAASEELSERKVNKRNRKRLIYLCVILGIMLVIGVSIFHVFSLQREYKNIAAQNKALKEQRQDLTEELGNVNNPEYIEQQARQQLKMVKPGEVLYVLPQKGVTGAAIVPKRHTDLMPAGEASD is encoded by the coding sequence ATGTTCAAACAAAAGAAAAAAAGAAGCAGAGAGTTTAAGAACTCCGATAAAATAATTGATCTGGAGCAGGCGCGGACCGAGAGGCGGGCAAGAAGGAAACAAGCCGCCAACAAGAGACAGAATAAGGGCAGGAAGGCTGCTTCAGAAGAATTGTCAGAGAGAAAAGTAAATAAAAGGAATAGAAAGAGGCTTATCTATCTATGTGTAATATTGGGTATTATGCTGGTCATAGGTGTGTCTATTTTTCATGTCTTTTCTTTGCAAAGAGAATACAAGAATATTGCCGCCCAAAACAAGGCTTTAAAGGAACAACGACAAGATCTTACCGAAGAACTTGGAAATGTGAATAATCCGGAATATATAGAACAGCAGGCACGGCAGCAGCTAAAGATGGTCAAGCCGGGCGAGGTTCTGTATGTTTTACCGCAGAAGGGGGTAACGGGAGCCGCTATCGTTCCTAAAAGACATACAGATCTGATGCCTGCGGGAGAAGCCTCTGATTAG
- a CDS encoding GNAT family N-acetyltransferase encodes MLPSLETERLILRPFTTDDAEGLFAYASNPNVGPRAGWKPHADVEESRRIICELFLTDRFWAVIEKQSGKLIGSIGLETDKRRPDIASRELGYSLAEECWGKGIMTEAAKEAIRYAFEEMKLDVVAICTSLTNERSAGVIRKCGFKYEGTERSCYKIYDGSLRDSRCFSLLKSEWEALR; translated from the coding sequence ATGCTGCCATCATTGGAAACGGAACGATTGATATTGAGACCATTTACAACGGACGATGCAGAGGGGCTGTTTGCTTATGCAAGCAATCCTAACGTAGGACCTCGAGCCGGTTGGAAGCCTCATGCGGATGTAGAGGAATCCAGGAGAATTATTTGTGAGCTTTTTTTGACAGATCGCTTCTGGGCTGTTATCGAAAAGCAAAGCGGCAAGTTAATCGGAAGCATTGGGCTGGAAACGGATAAACGCAGGCCGGATATTGCAAGTAGGGAGCTTGGCTATTCGCTGGCGGAAGAGTGCTGGGGAAAAGGCATCATGACAGAGGCTGCCAAAGAGGCCATTCGATATGCTTTTGAAGAAATGAAGCTGGACGTTGTGGCGATCTGCACGAGCCTGACCAACGAAAGGTCTGCCGGAGTCATCCGAAAATGCGGATTTAAATATGAAGGCACGGAACGGTCCTGTTATAAAATTTATGATGGGAGCCTGCGGGACTCCCGATGCTTTTCTTTGCTGAAATCAGAATGGGAAGCCTTAAGGTGA
- the rnmV gene encoding ribonuclease M5 yields MESIAEVIIVEGRDDQAAVKRAIDTLTIATHGYGIRKSTWELIEQAYDTKGIIIFTDPDFAGEEIRRRLREKFPNAKHAYLSREDATAAGDIGIENAKPAAILEALEKAHCTKATPSKEFSMQDLMKHGLAGGPGASDKRGKLGKALGIGYGNSAAFLNKLNQYGIARHEFEEEAGKLE; encoded by the coding sequence ATGGAAAGTATAGCAGAAGTGATAATCGTAGAGGGCAGGGATGATCAGGCCGCTGTAAAGCGGGCCATTGATACCTTGACGATTGCGACCCATGGATACGGAATCAGAAAATCCACATGGGAATTAATAGAGCAGGCATATGATACCAAAGGGATCATTATCTTTACCGACCCGGATTTTGCGGGAGAGGAGATACGAAGAAGGCTTAGGGAGAAGTTCCCCAATGCCAAGCATGCCTACTTATCCAGAGAGGATGCGACGGCGGCAGGCGATATAGGCATAGAAAATGCAAAGCCTGCAGCGATTTTAGAAGCATTGGAAAAGGCGCACTGTACAAAAGCAACGCCGAGTAAAGAATTTTCCATGCAGGATCTGATGAAGCATGGACTTGCAGGCGGACCCGGAGCTTCCGATAAAAGAGGAAAGCTGGGCAAGGCCTTAGGCATCGGATATGGAAATTCCGCAGCTTTTTTGAACAAGCTGAACCAATACGGGATTGCCAGACATGAATTTGAAGAGGAAGCAGGAAAACTTGAATGA
- a CDS encoding LTA synthase family protein, which translates to MEKCKQFFMKYLHNAVAISIVLAFALNLIIESFARQSLMNGFQFFLDSPLVFLYNVFIIFATLSLALVIKRRVFSYVIISVVWLGLGITNGVILANRMTPFTTKDFEVLEDGLSIVTNYLSTVEIILACVGVVIAIILIALLFKFAPKKKTQINYKKNVVLLLAIVLSLVGATDLAIKNKVVDTFFGNLAYAYRDYGMPYCFINTWLNTGIRQPAGYSEEAIRSIFDKGELGSNDYATFSEKDDGKEHPNVIFLQMESFIDPTLLKDITYSKDPIPNFRALEKNYSTGYLTVPVVGAGTANTEFEMLTGMSVKFFGPGEYPYKSILTEATCESIPYDLKSIGYGTHAVHNHRAVFYGRNKVFANLGFDTFTSVEYMNHVVRTPKNWEKDFVLTDQVMDALQSTKQEDFIYTCSVQGHGKYPTEQVIKDPEIVVTKAPTTELKWQYEYYANQIHEMDQFIGELTERLKKYDEKVVLVIYGDHLPALEMTEDEMKTGSLFKTQYVIWSNFPMQKVDKDMYSYQVGADVLDRLGLHMGVMNKYHQDHMDSQTYKADMRKLEYDMLYGKKYIFNGENPYKKVDMKMGVKPIKITNIVRIGDKLYIKGENFTEYSKISLDGKILKTIFLGSSILGLQEDVDLNAVNRMKVSQVEKNKEILSTTE; encoded by the coding sequence ATGGAAAAGTGTAAACAGTTTTTTATGAAGTATTTGCATAATGCCGTTGCTATTTCTATAGTGTTGGCGTTTGCTTTAAATTTGATAATAGAATCATTTGCAAGACAGTCACTGATGAATGGATTTCAGTTTTTTTTGGATTCACCGCTAGTATTCTTGTATAATGTTTTTATCATATTTGCCACCTTGTCGCTGGCATTAGTCATTAAAAGAAGGGTATTTTCTTATGTGATTATTTCAGTCGTATGGCTGGGGCTTGGAATTACCAATGGTGTAATACTGGCTAACCGTATGACGCCGTTTACGACAAAGGATTTTGAGGTGCTGGAAGATGGTCTTTCCATTGTAACCAACTATCTGTCTACAGTAGAAATTATTTTGGCCTGCGTGGGCGTGGTAATTGCGATCATTCTTATAGCGCTGCTGTTTAAATTTGCACCAAAGAAGAAAACTCAAATTAATTATAAGAAAAATGTGGTGCTGCTGCTGGCAATCGTACTGAGTTTAGTCGGAGCAACCGATCTGGCCATAAAAAATAAGGTAGTGGATACCTTTTTCGGAAATCTGGCGTATGCCTACAGAGACTATGGTATGCCGTACTGTTTTATAAATACTTGGCTGAATACCGGAATTCGTCAGCCTGCGGGCTATTCTGAAGAGGCTATTCGGTCGATATTTGATAAGGGAGAGCTTGGAAGTAATGATTATGCCACTTTTAGTGAAAAGGATGATGGCAAAGAGCATCCTAATGTAATATTTCTCCAGATGGAATCGTTTATTGATCCCACATTACTGAAGGATATTACATATTCGAAGGATCCGATTCCAAATTTCAGAGCATTGGAAAAGAACTATTCTACGGGGTATCTGACGGTTCCCGTTGTAGGAGCAGGAACGGCCAATACAGAATTTGAAATGCTTACAGGCATGAGCGTCAAGTTCTTCGGGCCGGGAGAATATCCGTATAAATCTATTCTTACGGAGGCGACCTGCGAAAGTATTCCATACGATTTAAAATCGATCGGATACGGTACGCACGCTGTTCATAATCACAGGGCGGTCTTTTACGGCAGAAATAAAGTCTTTGCAAACTTAGGCTTTGACACGTTCACAAGTGTAGAATATATGAATCACGTAGTTAGAACCCCTAAGAACTGGGAGAAGGATTTTGTGCTGACAGATCAGGTCATGGACGCATTGCAATCTACCAAGCAGGAGGATTTCATTTATACTTGTTCCGTTCAGGGACACGGTAAATATCCAACGGAGCAGGTAATCAAGGACCCTGAAATCGTTGTTACCAAGGCACCTACCACGGAACTGAAATGGCAGTATGAATACTATGCCAATCAGATCCATGAAATGGATCAATTCATCGGAGAGCTGACAGAACGGCTTAAAAAATATGATGAAAAGGTGGTTCTGGTGATTTACGGAGATCATCTCCCGGCTTTAGAAATGACCGAAGATGAAATGAAGACCGGCTCGCTGTTCAAGACCCAGTATGTTATTTGGAGCAACTTCCCGATGCAAAAAGTGGATAAAGATATGTATTCTTACCAAGTGGGGGCTGATGTCCTCGACCGGCTGGGGCTTCATATGGGCGTGATGAACAAATATCATCAGGATCATATGGACAGTCAGACGTATAAGGCAGATATGAGGAAGCTGGAGTATGATATGCTTTATGGGAAAAAGTATATCTTTAATGGAGAAAATCCGTATAAAAAAGTGGATATGAAGATGGGTGTAAAGCCAATAAAAATAACAAATATTGTACGAATCGGCGATAAGTTATATATAAAGGGTGAAAACTTTACCGAATACAGTAAAATCTCTTTAGACGGAAAAATTTTAAAAACAATATTTTTAGGTTCTTCTATCCTGGGGCTTCAGGAAGATGTGGATTTGAATGCCGTAAACAGAATGAAAGTCAGCCAGGTAGAGAAAAACAAAGAAATTTTAAGTACAACAGAATAG
- a CDS encoding shikimate kinase, with protein MKNFNRDIFLIGFMGTGKSAISSQLGEMMALEVLDTDALIVNSTGMSIPEIFERKGQDYFRTQETEILQKISKTKRHVISCGGGVVLKAENIEIMKKAGKIILLTASAETIYQRVKNDEQRPLLKGNLNAEYINELMGKRQAAYHEAADIIIETDHKNMAEICSEIITKLEILEGTE; from the coding sequence ATGAAAAATTTTAACAGAGATATATTTTTGATAGGTTTTATGGGTACTGGGAAGTCTGCCATTTCAAGTCAATTAGGAGAAATGATGGCGCTGGAAGTGTTGGATACAGATGCTTTGATCGTAAACAGTACTGGGATGAGTATTCCGGAGATTTTTGAAAGAAAAGGACAGGATTATTTCAGGACACAGGAGACTGAAATACTTCAAAAAATATCGAAGACTAAAAGGCATGTTATTTCCTGTGGCGGAGGGGTTGTCTTAAAAGCCGAAAATATTGAGATCATGAAGAAAGCGGGGAAGATCATTCTCTTGACTGCAAGTGCAGAAACGATTTATCAGAGAGTTAAAAATGATGAGCAAAGACCGCTGCTTAAAGGGAACCTGAATGCGGAGTACATAAACGAATTAATGGGAAAAAGACAGGCGGCATATCATGAAGCGGCCGATATTATAATCGAAACCGATCATAAAAACATGGCAGAAATTTGCAGCGAAATAATTACAAAGCTTGAAATTTTGGAGGGTACTGAATGA
- the ybaK gene encoding Cys-tRNA(Pro) deacylase gives MAKTSKIKTNALRHLDAEKIRHNVYEYEAPEGFLDGVSVAKATGMDVTKVYKTLVTQGSSKEHYVCVIPVAEELDLKKAAKHFGEKKIEMIPAKEITNVTGYIKGGCSPIGMKKQFKTAIDSHAKDLEQIVVSAGKVGLQMELAVPDLVSVTGAELADLIVV, from the coding sequence TTGGCTAAGACATCAAAGATTAAAACCAATGCATTGAGACATTTGGATGCTGAAAAAATCCGTCACAATGTATATGAATATGAGGCGCCGGAAGGATTTTTGGATGGCGTATCTGTTGCGAAGGCAACGGGAATGGACGTTACTAAGGTGTATAAAACTTTGGTAACTCAAGGCTCCAGTAAGGAACACTACGTGTGTGTCATACCGGTGGCAGAGGAACTGGATTTAAAAAAGGCCGCCAAGCATTTCGGTGAGAAAAAAATTGAAATGATTCCGGCAAAGGAAATAACCAATGTAACCGGGTATATCAAAGGCGGTTGTTCTCCTATCGGGATGAAAAAGCAATTTAAGACCGCTATTGACAGCCATGCAAAGGATTTGGAGCAGATCGTTGTAAGTGCCGGAAAGGTTGGGCTTCAAATGGAGCTTGCTGTTCCGGATCTGGTATCTGTAACCGGTGCTGAATTGGCCGATTTGATTGTGGTATAA
- the yabP gene encoding sporulation protein YabP, translating into MENHVLNIDNRERLTVTEVADVDSFNEETILITLKSGGLVIKGQKLHIQKLDLAEGKAIITGEINSAVYTEKKNKSEKSLVRRIFE; encoded by the coding sequence ATGGAGAACCATGTTTTAAATATTGATAACCGGGAACGGCTGACTGTAACGGAAGTAGCCGATGTGGACAGCTTTAACGAAGAAACGATATTGATCACTTTAAAAAGCGGAGGACTGGTCATTAAGGGACAGAAATTACATATTCAAAAACTGGATCTTGCGGAAGGAAAAGCCATCATTACAGGAGAAATAAATTCTGCGGTATATACGGAGAAAAAGAATAAAAGTGAAAAAAGTTTAGTCAGGAGGATTTTTGAATAA
- a CDS encoding GNAT family N-acetyltransferase: MAAEIKGLIEIRDREKVIRTLMSAFSDYPQLAQAFPDKSRRLIVMEAALRFYAAFGMRYGGAYALDPACQGVAILLPSQKRKGSALKYFFAGSYSSQYKRAVSRMTEEEHRIRTELFAEISQMETEIKFPPKYLYISYLGVRPEYQGQGNGRMLMNRLVEYGEKKELPIVLITSEPKEVPFYQSMGFKMMGITSSRKFQFINIYLIK; the protein is encoded by the coding sequence ATGGCAGCAGAGATAAAAGGGCTGATTGAAATACGCGATAGGGAAAAGGTGATAAGGACTCTGATGAGTGCGTTCTCAGATTATCCGCAATTAGCCCAGGCGTTTCCGGATAAAAGTAGACGGCTTATCGTCATGGAAGCTGCCCTGCGGTTCTACGCCGCCTTCGGTATGCGATACGGAGGTGCTTATGCTTTAGATCCTGCGTGTCAGGGTGTGGCGATCCTCCTTCCTTCCCAGAAAAGAAAAGGATCTGCGTTAAAATACTTTTTTGCCGGGAGCTATTCCTCCCAATATAAGCGTGCCGTATCCAGGATGACGGAAGAAGAACACCGCATCCGGACAGAACTGTTTGCGGAGATATCCCAGATGGAGACGGAGATAAAGTTTCCGCCGAAATACCTCTATATCAGTTATCTGGGAGTGAGACCTGAATATCAGGGTCAGGGAAATGGGCGTATGCTGATGAACCGGCTTGTGGAGTATGGAGAGAAGAAAGAACTGCCCATTGTATTAATTACCAGTGAACCCAAAGAGGTTCCGTTTTATCAAAGCATGGGATTTAAGATGATGGGGATAACCAGTTCAAGGAAGTTTCAGTTTATAAATATTTATCTTATAAAATGA